The Arachis hypogaea cultivar Tifrunner chromosome 19, arahy.Tifrunner.gnm2.J5K5, whole genome shotgun sequence genome has a window encoding:
- the LOC112776029 gene encoding plastidial pyruvate kinase 2 produces the protein MHPTTLGQHGSAIHLFDTNEVSALRVSLPPILVSEPPPNTTAISTSLHIFSTLPSYSFLYSSHNHPPPLLFILLLFSPTHTHKRKAKKYSLSLSLSLCSTMSQVVATRSINITLSRPSSGSAPHRPQTFLKPPTFASKVFQPQGNIDESFKASFTTCHVIDARKPTPTEVVPVSPEDDQKIEEELQHLRGLQQLGDTAVGMWSKPTFRRKTKIVCTIGPSTDTREMIWKLAEAGMNVARLNMSHGDHASHQKVIDLVKDYNAQSKDNVIAIMLDTKGPEVRSGDLPQPITLEPGQEFTFTIRRGVGTTDCVSVNYDDFVNDVAVGDMLLVDGGMMSLMVKSKTEDSVKCEVVDGGELKSRRHLNVRGKSATLPSITEKDWDDIKFGVDNQVDFYAVSFVKDAQVVHELKNYLKSCGADIHVIVKIESADSVPNLHSIITASDGAMVARGDLGAELPIEEVPLLQEEIIRICRSMGKAVIVATNMLESMIVHPTPTRAEVSDIAIAVREGSDGIMLSGETAHGKFPLKAVKVMHTVALRTEATIPGSQMPPNIGQVFKNHMSEMFAYHATMMSNTLGTSTVVFTRSGFMAILLSHYRPTGTIFAFTDQKRIQQRLALYQGVCPIYMEFSDDAEETFKRALDLLQRQGMVKEGEEVALVQSGRQPIWRFQSTHNIQVRTV, from the exons ATGCATCCAACAACTTTGGGACAACATGGTAGCGCAATTCATTTGTTCGATACAAACGAAGTGTCTGCGTTGCGTGTGTCTCTCCCTCCTATACTTGTCTCAGAACCTCCGCCGAATACAACGGCGATTTCTACAAGCCTTCACATTTTCAGCACCCTTCCTTCTTATTCATTTCTCTATTCTTCACACAACCACCCCCCCCCCCTCCTCTttatccttcttctcttttccccaacacacacacacaaaagaaaagcaaaaaagtactctctctctctctctctctctctctgcagcACAATGTCTCAGGTAGTAGCCACTCGATCCATTAACATCACCCTCTCACGCCCCAGTTCCGGATCTGCACCTCACAGGCCGCAAACTTTCTTAAAGCCTCCAACTTTTGCTTCCAAAGTGTTCCAGCCACAAGGGAACATTGACGAGTCCTTCAAAGCTTCCTTCACAACCTGCCACGTCATCGACGCTAGGAAACCTACACCTACGGAAGTTGTGCCCGTCTCACCCGAGGATGACCAAAAG ATTGAGGAAGAGTTGCAGCACTTGCGTGGCTTACAACAGCTTGGTGACACTGCTGTCGGAATGTGGTCAAAGCCTACGTTTAGGAGAAAGACTAAGATTGTTTGCACCATTGGGCCTTCTACGGATACAAGGGAAATGATTTGGAAGCTGGCCGAGGCTGGGATGAATGTTGCGCGTTTGAATATGTCTCATGGTGACCATGCTTCTCATCAGAAAGTTATCGATTTGGTAAAGGACTATAATGCACAATCCAAGGATAATGTAATTGCAATAATGCTCGACACCAAG ggTCCTGAGGTTAGGAGTGGGGACCTGCCACAACCAATTACATTAGAACCTGGGCAAGAGTTCACTTTCACTATCCGGAGGGGTGTCGGAACCACAGATTGTGTTAGCGTTAACTATGATGATTTTGTTAATGATGTAGCAGTTGGGGACATGCTTCTTGTTGATG GTGGTATGATGTCATTGATGGTAAAGTCTAAGACCGAGGATTCTGTAAAATGTGAAGTAGTTGATGGAGGAGAGCTTAAATCGAGGAGACATTTGAATGTTAGAGGAAAAAGCGCAACATTGCCTTCAATCACTG AGAAGGACTGGGATGACATTAAATTTGGAGTGGACAACCAAGTTGACTTTTATGCCGTTTCCTTTGTTAAGGATGCACAAGTAGTTCATGAACTGAAGAACTATCTGAAAA GCTGTGGTGCCGATATACATGTCATTGTAAAAATTGAAAGTGCAGACTCCGTTCCGAACTTGCATTCAATAATTACAGCATCTGATGGG GCTATGGTTGCAAGAGGAGATCTTGGGGCTGAGCTACCTATTGAGGAAGTTCCACTTTTGCAG GAGGAGATAATCAGAATATGCCGTAGCATGGGAAAGGCTGTGATTGTTGCAACAAATATGCTTGAAAGCATGATTGTTCACCCAACCCCAACCAGAGCAGAGGTATCTGATATTGCAATTGCTGTTCGAGAAGGTTCTGATGGAATAATGCTTTCTGGTGAAACTGCTCATGGAAA GTTCCCACTAAAAGCTGTGAAAGTAATGCACACAGTAGCATTACGGACAGAAGCCACTATACCAGGTAGTCAGATGCCACCTAATATTGGTCAAGTATTCAAG AACCACATGAGCGAGATGTTTGCATACCATGCAACCATGATGTCCAACACCCTTGGAACCTCAACTGTTGTCTTCACTAGATCAGGCTTCATGGCTATTCTTCTAAGCCACTATCGACCAACTGGCACCATATTTGCTTTTACAGACCA GAAGCGGATACAGCAGCGGCTGGCTTTGTATCAAGGAGTTTGTCCTATATACATGGAATTCTCTGATGATGCTGAAGAGACATTCAAAAGAGCCTTGGATTTGTTGCAG AGGCAAGGAATGGTGAAGGAAGGAGAAGAAGTAGCACTTGTACAAAGTGGAAGACAGCCCATATGGAGGTTCCAATCCACTCACAACATCCAGGTCAGAAcagtgtaa
- the LOC112776950 gene encoding uncharacterized protein, with amino-acid sequence MTHSLTSSFHSFFFFPPSSSSVQLNTPKLQLLLPMSSNSQPLPLKLSLTQIEQEPPPTTTIATRFELRPQPMILHHLHQVRRISFFFSSAALTVTLAVANRVLYKLALVPMKDYPFFLAQFTTFGYVVVYFSILYIRDRAGIVSDEMLAIPKLRFLAIGFLEALGVATGMFAAGTYL; translated from the exons ATGACGCATTCTTTAACATCGTCGtttcattccttcttcttcttccctccttcttcATCATCCGTACAACTCAACACACCAAAGCTTCAACTTCTGTTACCAATGTCATCAAATTCTCAACCGCTTCCCCTCAAATTATCTCTCACACAAATAGAACAAGAaccaccaccaacaacaacaatCGCCACAAGATTCGAGCTTCGTCCTCAACCGATGATCCTTCACCATCTTCATCAAGTGCGacgaatttcattttttttcagttCCGCTGCTCTAACTGTTACTTTGGCGGTGGCTAATCGTGTGCTGTATAAGCTTGCTCTTGTTCCCATGAAAGATTACCCCTTTTTCCTTGCTCAGTTCACCACATTTGG GTATGTGGTTGTGTATTTTAGCATATTGTATATCAGAGATAGGGCAGGTATTGTAAGTGATGAGATGCTAGCCATTCCAAAACTTCGCTTTCTGGCCATTGGGTTTCTTGAAGCTTTGGGTGTGGCCACTGGAATGTTTGCTGCAGGTACTTATCTTTGA